The nucleotide sequence GATCCTGGACTTGACGGAACTGGACTACATCAGCAGCGCTGGGCTGCGGGTCCTGCTGATGGCCGACAAAGGCTTGCAGCAGAAGTCCGGGGCTCTGGCCCTGTGCGGCCTGAAGCCGAACGTCAAGGAGGTCCTGGACGTCAGCGGGTTCACGGCCCTCTTCCGCATCGCTGCGACGGCCGAGCAGGCGCTGGCGGCGCTCGGCGGCAAGTCCGCCTGACCGGCCTGGTCCCCTAGGCTTGCCTGACTGCAGCACCAATGGAATCGCCAGGGGAGCCGTGTCCCCTGGCGATTCCGTCGCCGACTGCGACCGACGTCCGCCTTCGCCTACTGCGGCAGCAAGTCGTTGATGGCGCTGGCGTTGCTGGAGCTGTAGTTCCCGGTCAGCGAGTTGAAGGTGACC is from Elusimicrobiota bacterium and encodes:
- a CDS encoding STAS domain-containing protein; its protein translation is MELIRKETAEVVSLAIRGRLDASSAAQAEQVVADFLRGSGKKLILDLTELDYISSAGLRVLLMADKGLQQKSGALALCGLKPNVKEVLDVSGFTALFRIAATAEQALAALGGKSA